The proteins below come from a single Lepeophtheirus salmonis chromosome 4, UVic_Lsal_1.4, whole genome shotgun sequence genomic window:
- the LOC121116009 gene encoding protein Asterix, which produces MSANHSGDPRRADKVIRYSNPLNSIQQTNNANGGAQPGEDLTPDYMNVLGMIFAMCALMMRMKFCAWCALYCSCISFTNMKLTDDPKQIMSSFMLSISAVVMSYLQNPQPMTIPGTV; this is translated from the exons ATGAGTGCTAATCATTCTGGAGACCCAAGAAGGGCGGATAAAGTTATTAG GTATTCAAATCCTCTTAACTCAATTCAACAAACAAATAATGCAAACGGAGGAGCACAACCCGGGGAGGATTTAACTCCTGACTATATGAATGTCCTAGGAATGATCTTTGCCATGTGTGCATTGATGATGCGTATGAAGTTCTGTGCTTGGTGTGCTTTATATTGCTCTTGTATTAGTTTCACGAATATGAAGCTAACTGACGATCCTAAACAGATTATGAGTAGTTTTat GTTGTCCATTTCCGCTGTTGTAATGTCCTACCTTCAAAATCCGCAGCCAATGACTATTCCTGGAACTGTGTAA
- the mlt gene encoding tubulin-specific chaperone cofactor E-like protein isoform X1: MSDQRTLLKAINEKYFDDDDPGEFFGDIVFLNSSPITKNEFFPPIITLCDYGIEIVGHFGLSADKLANVTELDLTDNKLSDWSQILLILKKFPSLKFLNLAYNSFKPPDNQVDIDPTKKTFGLNKLILNGNPLINNWRTVNQFTEMCPYLEELHLSKNEFEVRENDSLSHSSLLYLYMSRNPKIKNLQLLLDSLSGVSSLKSLSLSDCSISEVPSKAFGEKTIINYINLSGNPISTWEEIEKLRDFKHLTELRIQGCPFSDGYPTKERRMLLVARLPNIRILNGGDRIPVDERENYERSFVRYFFDTRHCERPSRWQELVNVHGNLQPLVNVDLAPKTSLSLKIVFGEQERLDVINLYQTVGQFKHLCSGYFNIKVDDFRVFYINQETFEHCGAEEMRLMQKELYTYNIQPGDSFMVQEKYQKSVSMPEGMRRRRRTSSSSKSFSYSPKNKETQKESPGTTPPRRKYAQVHLLSKNNNPMGTPVS; encoded by the exons ATGTCTGATCAAAGGACTCTTTTAAAAGCCATCAATGAAAAGTACTTTGATGATGATGATCCCGGTGAATTTTTTGGAGATATTGTTTTCCTAAACAGTTCGCCGATTACGAAGAATGAGTTCTTCCCTCCAATCATTACTCTTTGTGATTATGGAATCGAGATTGTCG gGCACTTTGGTCTAAGTGCGGACAAGCTCGCGAATGTTACTGAACTTGATTTGACTGATAATAAACTCTCTGATTGGAGTCAAATACTACTTATACTAAAAAAGTTTCCttcattaaagtttttaaacttgGCTTACAATTCATTTAAGCCTCCAGATAATCAAGTGGATATCGATCCTACAAAGAAAACTTTCGGACTGAATAAGCTCATATTGAATGGAAATCctctaataaataattggagGACTGTGAATCAATTTACAGAAATGTGCCCTTATTTGGAAGAGCTACATTTGAGTAAGAATGAATTTGAAGTAAGAGAGAATGATAGTTTATCCCATTCCTCCTTACTTTACCTTTACATGTCACGAaatcctaaaataaaaaatctccaACTCCTACTTGACTCGCTCTCTGGTGTATCATCCCTTAAATCACTGAGTCTATCGGATTGTTCAATCAGTGAAGTCCCTTCTAAGGCATTTGGTGAGAAAACCATCATTAATTACATCAATTTGAGTGGAAATCCAATTAGTACTTGggaagaaattgaaaaactaaGGGATTTCAAACACTTGACTGAACTTCGTATTCAAGGATGTCCTTTTTCGGATGGCTATCCAACTAAGGAAAGGCGAATgttattag TTGCTCGTTTGCCAAATATTCGGATTTTGAATGGAGGCGATAGGATTCCTGTAGATGAAAGAGAAAATTATGAAAGGAGTTTCGTTCGATACTTCTTTGATACAAGGCATTGCGAGAGACCCTCACGTTGGCAAGAGCTCGTAAATGTACATGGGAATTTACAGCCCTTAGTCAATGTGGACCTTGCTCCAAAAACCtcattatctttaaaaattgtttttggtgAACAAGAAAGATTAGacgtaattaatttatatcaaacagTCGGGCAGTTTAAGCATCTTTGCTCGggttattttaatatcaaagttGATGATTTCCGTGTTTTTTATATCAATCAG GAAACGTTTGAGCATTGCGGTGCGGAAGAAATGCGCCTTATGCAAAAAGAACTctatacttataatattcaaCCCGGTGATTCTTTTATGGTTCaagaaaagtatcaaaaatccGTGTCTATGCCGGAGGGGATGCGTCGAAGAAGACGCACGAGTTCCTCCTCCAAAAGTTTTTCATACAgtcctaaaaataaagaaacccaAAAGGAGTCCCCTGGCACAACACCACCTCGTCGTAAATATGCGCAGGTCCATTTACTTAGTAAAAACAATAATCCAATGGGGACACCTGTCtcataa
- the mlt gene encoding tubulin-specific chaperone cofactor E-like protein isoform X2: protein MSDQRTLLKAINEKYFDDDDPGEFFGDIVFLNSSPITKNEFFPPIITLCDYGIEIVGHFGLSADKLANVTELDLTDNKLSDWSQILLILKKFPSLKFLNLAYNSFKPPDNQVDIDPTKKTFGLNKLILNGNPLINNWRTVNQFTEMCPYLEELHLSKNEFEVRENDSLSHSSLLYLYMSRNPKIKNLQLLLDSLSGVSSLKSLSLSDCSISEVPSKAFGEKTIINYINLSGNPISTWEEIEKLRDFKHLTELRIQGCPFSDGYPTKERRMLLVARLPNIRILNGGDRIPVDERENYERSFVRYFFDTRHCERPSRWQELVNVHGNLQPLVNVDLAPKTSLSLKIVFGEQERLDETFEHCGAEEMRLMQKELYTYNIQPGDSFMVQEKYQKSVSMPEGMRRRRRTSSSSKSFSYSPKNKETQKESPGTTPPRRKYAQVHLLSKNNNPMGTPVS, encoded by the exons ATGTCTGATCAAAGGACTCTTTTAAAAGCCATCAATGAAAAGTACTTTGATGATGATGATCCCGGTGAATTTTTTGGAGATATTGTTTTCCTAAACAGTTCGCCGATTACGAAGAATGAGTTCTTCCCTCCAATCATTACTCTTTGTGATTATGGAATCGAGATTGTCG gGCACTTTGGTCTAAGTGCGGACAAGCTCGCGAATGTTACTGAACTTGATTTGACTGATAATAAACTCTCTGATTGGAGTCAAATACTACTTATACTAAAAAAGTTTCCttcattaaagtttttaaacttgGCTTACAATTCATTTAAGCCTCCAGATAATCAAGTGGATATCGATCCTACAAAGAAAACTTTCGGACTGAATAAGCTCATATTGAATGGAAATCctctaataaataattggagGACTGTGAATCAATTTACAGAAATGTGCCCTTATTTGGAAGAGCTACATTTGAGTAAGAATGAATTTGAAGTAAGAGAGAATGATAGTTTATCCCATTCCTCCTTACTTTACCTTTACATGTCACGAaatcctaaaataaaaaatctccaACTCCTACTTGACTCGCTCTCTGGTGTATCATCCCTTAAATCACTGAGTCTATCGGATTGTTCAATCAGTGAAGTCCCTTCTAAGGCATTTGGTGAGAAAACCATCATTAATTACATCAATTTGAGTGGAAATCCAATTAGTACTTGggaagaaattgaaaaactaaGGGATTTCAAACACTTGACTGAACTTCGTATTCAAGGATGTCCTTTTTCGGATGGCTATCCAACTAAGGAAAGGCGAATgttattag TTGCTCGTTTGCCAAATATTCGGATTTTGAATGGAGGCGATAGGATTCCTGTAGATGAAAGAGAAAATTATGAAAGGAGTTTCGTTCGATACTTCTTTGATACAAGGCATTGCGAGAGACCCTCACGTTGGCAAGAGCTCGTAAATGTACATGGGAATTTACAGCCCTTAGTCAATGTGGACCTTGCTCCAAAAACCtcattatctttaaaaattgtttttggtgAACAAGAAAGATTAGac GAAACGTTTGAGCATTGCGGTGCGGAAGAAATGCGCCTTATGCAAAAAGAACTctatacttataatattcaaCCCGGTGATTCTTTTATGGTTCaagaaaagtatcaaaaatccGTGTCTATGCCGGAGGGGATGCGTCGAAGAAGACGCACGAGTTCCTCCTCCAAAAGTTTTTCATACAgtcctaaaaataaagaaacccaAAAGGAGTCCCCTGGCACAACACCACCTCGTCGTAAATATGCGCAGGTCCATTTACTTAGTAAAAACAATAATCCAATGGGGACACCTGTCtcataa
- the LOC139905091 gene encoding snaclec stejaggregin-A subunit alpha-like, with protein sequence MSHQKTPLNNNKKGCTTDTFSICKTVEFLTRGVTTFTHGCAHTAPNFTADDGSRYILTFLNGCKSFTAQQADEYCQGNGGKTISLDTTDKGNFVNQLMVKYAQRYIWTGGRINHARSTVTWPSGLSEGYTRGKRFWSHTGGSSRSVDIPQPDNRDGNEVCLAVLNNFYADGVKWHDVGCTHKKPTICEFK encoded by the exons ATGTCTCATCAGAAAACAccccttaataataataag AAGGGTTGTACAACAGACACCTTTTCGATTTGCAAGACAGTCGAGTTCCTCACAAGGGGTGTAACTACATTTACTCATGGATGTGCCCATACTGCACCCAACTTCACTGCAGATGATGGTTCACGATACATTCTGACATTCTTAAATGGTTGTAAGTCTTTTACAGCGCAACAAGCGGATGAGTATTGTCAAGGCAATGGAGGAAAGACCATATCACTGGACACAACAGACAAAGGTAATTTCGTGAACCAACTTATGGTAAAATATGCGCAAAGATACATTTGGACTGGAGGACGTATCAATCATGCAAGGTCTACCGTGACATGGCCATCCGGTTTGTCAGAAGGATATACTCGAGGAAAACGATTCTGGTCCCATACAGGAGG TTCCAGCCGCTCAGTCGACATTCCACAACCGGATAACAGAGATGGAAATGAGGTTTGCCTCGCCGTTCTTAATAACTTCTACGCCGATGGGGTAAAATGGCACGATGTGGGATGTACACATAAGAAGCCCACAATTTGTGAATTCAAATGA